A DNA window from bacterium contains the following coding sequences:
- a CDS encoding DUF1801 domain-containing protein, with amino-acid sequence MAVQDQIKRYIASLAEPKRGEMQELHQMIVRALPKCKLWFADGKNTVGKVVSNPNIGYGAYTIKYANGSTKEFFQIGLSANTTGISVYIMGLKDKTHLAKTYAKSLGKASITGYCIKFRKLSDINVDSLLEAIKNEAGRT; translated from the coding sequence ATGGCCGTACAAGACCAAATCAAACGATACATCGCCAGCCTGGCAGAACCCAAACGTGGCGAGATGCAAGAATTGCATCAGATGATTGTTCGCGCTTTGCCGAAGTGTAAGCTGTGGTTCGCCGATGGCAAGAACACCGTAGGGAAAGTGGTCTCCAATCCCAACATTGGATATGGTGCCTACACCATCAAGTATGCAAACGGTTCAACCAAGGAATTCTTTCAAATTGGTTTGAGCGCGAACACAACGGGCATTTCCGTGTACATCATGGGCCTCAAGGACAAGACGCACCTTGCCAAGACTTACGCGAAATCGCTTGGCAAAGCTAGCATTACCGGATATTGCATCAAATTCAGAAAGCTTTCTGATATCAATGTTGATTCCCTTCTGGAGGCGATCAAGAATGAAGCCGGCCGGACCTGA